The Octopus sinensis linkage group LG19, ASM634580v1, whole genome shotgun sequence genome contains a region encoding:
- the LOC115222261 gene encoding thiosulfate sulfurtransferase/rhodanese-like domain-containing protein 3: protein MSTLQLRLVPFLARTLKLQNGCRMSAVYRLPQHKYKAKTTSFSPNYRKFNSIANNNNIYRQNSATASLLLVSTQGANRWFRRSSHYDKWTNLCFEDMEALISCGDIQLFDVREPKEILDTGKIPCAINIPLGQIKEALLMADDLFLNTYGVVKPSLQDTNIVFVGLGPIKSSAALEIAHKAGFKKARHYYGGYKEWLTKTQTTESPPA, encoded by the exons ATGTCGACTCTTCAGCTCCGGCTGGTACCATTCTTGGCTAGAACTTTAAAGCTTCAAAATGGGTGTCGAATGTCAGCAGTGTACCGTTTACCCCAGCACAAATACAAAGCTAAAACAACTTCCTTCTCTCCGAACTACAGAAAGTTTAATTCcatagccaacaacaacaatatttaccgACAAAACTCGGCCACCGCCAGCTTGCTCCTTGTTTCTACTCAAG GAGCCAACCGATGGTTTAGACGTAGCAGTCATTATGACAAATGGACTAACCTCTGTTTTGAAGATATGGAAGCGTTGATTAGCTGTGGAGATATTCAACTCTTTGATGTTCGGGAACCCAAAGAAATACTGGACACTGGTAAAATACCTTGTGCTATAAATATTCCTT tggGTCAAATAAAAGAAGCTTTACTCATGGCTGATGATCTGTTTTTAAACACATATGGTGTTGTGAAACCTTCACTGCAAGATACTaacattgtttttgttggttTGGGTCCCATCAAAAGCAGTGCTGCTCTGGAAATAGCTCACAAAGCTGGATTCAAAAA AGCTCGCCATTACTATGGAGGTTACAAAGAATGGTTGACGAAAACTCAAACAACAGAATCACCACCCGCCTAA